One Verrucomicrobiota bacterium DNA window includes the following coding sequences:
- the fabG gene encoding 3-oxoacyl-ACP reductase FabG has protein sequence MNREFEGQVVLVTGGSRGIGRAVVERFAAQGARVFFTYHKAEDQAKLVAEAAGAKAIQCSQTDAAAIDATVASILAEAGKIDVLVNNAGITADMFLLFMSADDWNKVIDTNLNGAFRWCKAISRPMLGARRGVIINLASISGLVGVMGQANYAASKGALLAFSRSLAAELGSKGIRVNSVVPGFIETDMTAKVPRQIKERNLEHIVLKRFGKAAEVASVVTFLASEAASYIVGQMIVVDGGLTATAP, from the coding sequence ATGAACCGAGAATTTGAGGGACAAGTAGTGCTGGTAACCGGTGGATCGCGCGGCATTGGCCGGGCGGTCGTGGAACGCTTTGCCGCCCAAGGGGCGCGAGTGTTCTTCACCTATCACAAGGCGGAAGACCAGGCGAAACTGGTGGCGGAAGCCGCCGGGGCCAAGGCCATTCAATGTTCACAAACTGATGCGGCAGCCATTGATGCGACGGTGGCCAGTATTCTTGCGGAGGCCGGCAAGATTGATGTGCTGGTCAATAATGCCGGGATCACCGCCGACATGTTTCTGCTGTTTATGTCCGCCGATGATTGGAACAAGGTGATTGACACGAATTTGAACGGCGCGTTTCGCTGGTGCAAAGCCATTAGCCGTCCCATGCTGGGGGCGCGGCGCGGCGTGATCATTAATCTCGCCTCGATTTCCGGTCTGGTGGGGGTGATGGGGCAGGCGAATTACGCGGCTTCCAAGGGCGCGTTGCTCGCTTTCTCGCGTTCGCTGGCGGCGGAACTGGGCAGCAAGGGGATTCGGGTGAATTCCGTGGTGCCGGGGTTCATCGAAACCGACATGACCGCCAAAGTGCCGCGGCAAATCAAGGAACGCAATCTGGAACACATCGTCCTGAAACGCTTTGGCAAGGCTGCCGAGGTCGCTTCCGTCGTCACGTTTCTGGCCTCCGAAGCCGCGTCGTACATCGTGGGGCAAATGATCGTGGTGGATGGCGGTCTTACAGCCACCGCGCCCTGA
- a CDS encoding YkgJ family cysteine cluster protein, whose translation MTELCGQCGLCCNGGLFADVRLRSAVTAWKLRQLGFPASRHGKTWRLPQPCPAFDGRWCRCYADRPGRCRAFECRLLLNVRSGELSPAQALQRIRQARRLMAAVERRLRQLGATETAQPLSQRYQAMLAQPWDFSQSAAAVRCRNHLWSACQKLEEFLAHEFR comes from the coding sequence ATGACCGAGCTGTGTGGCCAATGCGGGCTGTGTTGCAACGGTGGCTTGTTCGCCGATGTCCGGTTGCGCTCCGCCGTGACGGCCTGGAAGTTACGGCAACTCGGTTTCCCCGCGTCGCGTCATGGGAAAACCTGGCGGCTGCCGCAGCCGTGTCCGGCCTTTGACGGCAGATGGTGCCGCTGCTACGCCGACCGTCCTGGACGCTGCCGCGCCTTTGAATGCCGGCTGCTATTGAACGTGCGAAGCGGGGAATTATCTCCCGCCCAGGCCCTTCAGCGCATCCGCCAAGCCCGTCGCCTGATGGCCGCCGTGGAACGCCGATTGCGCCAATTAGGCGCGACGGAAACCGCGCAACCCCTGAGCCAGCGCTATCAGGCGATGCTGGCTCAGCCTTGGGACTTCAGTCAATCCGCCGCCGCCGTGCGCTGTCGTAACCATCTTTGGTCCGCGTGCCAAAAGCTTGAAGAATTCCTGGCCCACGAGTTTCGCTAA